The proteins below are encoded in one region of Sminthopsis crassicaudata isolate SCR6 chromosome 1, ASM4859323v1, whole genome shotgun sequence:
- the COX7C gene encoding cytochrome c oxidase subunit 7C, mitochondrial, which produces MLGQSLRRFSTSLVRRSHYEEGPGKNLPFSVENKWRLLAMMTVFFGSGFAAPFFIVRHQLLKK; this is translated from the exons ATGTTGGGGCAAAGCCTGCGCAGGTTCTCCACCTCCTTGGTTCGCAGAAGCCACTATGAGGAGGGCCCGGGAAAG aacCTGCCCTTTTCAGTAGAAAACAAATGGCGGTTGCTGGCAATGATGACTGTGTTCTTTGGATCTGGATTTGCTGCACCTTTCTTTATAGTAAGACATCAGCTGCTTAAGAAGTAA